GAAGCTCTGCTGTCTGCGATCTAAACCGAGCGAAGGCTGAGATGGCGACCAAACGCAGCGCACTACCCGACTTGGCGGTCGCAAAGGTGAAGCGATTCTGCGATCAGAAGATCCCCGAGCATGTTCGCGATCAGCTCGTGTGGGTCGTCGAGACGCGCGGGCGCTCGATCATGATCTACGAGAACCGACCGCCGTGGCGCGAGGACTTCGGGCCGGAATGGAGCAAGCGAGAGATCGCCCGGTTCCTTTACGACCCGGACACGATGACATGGACGCTGTACTGGGCGAACCGGCACGGCAGGTGGTTGAAGGTGCCCGACGCTCCGCCCGCCGACGACGTCGAGCCGCTCCTGCGCATAGTTCAAGAAGACCGCACCGGCGCCTTCGAGTGATCGATCAATCGGGTCGTGGGGGCTCGAAGCCCGGCTTCAGCCACGGGACACGTCGACAAGCCCGTACCGCGTTTCCGCACGTAAACTGCGCGCGG
This window of the Actinomycetota bacterium genome carries:
- a CDS encoding DUF3024 domain-containing protein; protein product: MATKRSALPDLAVAKVKRFCDQKIPEHVRDQLVWVVETRGRSIMIYENRPPWREDFGPEWSKREIARFLYDPDTMTWTLYWANRHGRWLKVPDAPPADDVEPLLRIVQEDRTGAFE